A single genomic interval of Saccharothrix saharensis harbors:
- the groES gene encoding co-chaperone GroES has translation MSVNIKPLEDKIVVQASEAETTTASGLVIPDTAKEKPQEGKVLAVGPGRIDDKGNRVPVDVAVGDVVIYSKYGGTEVKYNGEEYLILSARDVLAVIN, from the coding sequence GTGAGCGTGAACATCAAGCCGCTCGAGGACAAGATCGTCGTCCAGGCCAGCGAGGCCGAGACCACGACCGCTTCCGGCCTCGTGATCCCGGACACCGCGAAGGAGAAGCCCCAGGAGGGCAAGGTCCTCGCGGTCGGCCCCGGCCGGATCGACGACAAGGGCAACCGCGTCCCCGTGGACGTGGCTGTCGGCGACGTCGTCATCTACTCCAAGTACGGCGGCACCGAGGTCAAGTACAACGGCGAGGAGTACCTCATCCTCTCCGCCCGCGACGTGCTGGCCGTCATCAACTGA